CAGCGATGCCGCCCGAACAGGGGTCGGCGCTTCATCATCACATGTCCATGTCGAAACCGCAGCGGGGGCATCATCGATGCAGCGTGCACGGATCGAGGATATGTCGGTGGCGGGCCAATCAATGAAAGGCGTCGATGCCGTAATCATGCGCGATAATTTGAAAGTCTCGCTTCTCGGCCAAAGCGCACTGGCTCAGTTGGATTCAGTCTCTTTCAAGGGCAGTCGACTGAAACTGAACTGACGCCGCCGCAGAGTTGCGCCAGCGAAAAGAAATCCGACAATCAACATCGACCAGGTTGCCGGTTCAGGAACAGCCGGAACTATTCCGCCGCTTGTGGATGTATTCGTTCCACCGGTTGTGGTCCCGCCGGTCGTCGTTCCGCCAGTGGTGGAACTTGTCTGACCGATTGGCGCGGATGGGCCAGTTGCGAGTGGGTTGATCCCGGGTGGAGAAAATGGAAATCCGCTGCCGCCCGAAGAATCGGCAGGCAGTGAATTTGAAGAAATCGCAGCCGGTGCATTATCGGGAGCGCCGATTCCGGCAAAGGCAGGATCGGGCGCTATTACGCCCGGAGGCGCGGCTGCTGCCGGCCCGAAAGCGGGATTGGACGACCGTGGCGACGCGAATGCAGAAGGCGTTCGATCGACAATGAAATTTATCGGGAAGAAGCCAGGAACATCGGTTGGCACGGCGGCGCTGAATGCCTTGATGTCGCCGGGTGTAATGAACAGAGCGCGCTCGTTACGCGGAGCAAGAGACAAAACCAGTGCGACGCCCGACAAACCGAGGGCGATCATCCGCTGCCGACGGTGATTATCAATCACAAAATTAGCTTGAGTCGCCACGGTTGCATCTGCTCCTAATTGACAACCTAATACGCGATAGAACGCACATGGCAAACGCCGTATCGCGGAAAAACCACATACTGGCGACGCAGAAGCTAAGTCTTGTGCCAAATCGGTACTTGAAGAATGCCGGTTGCGATCTAGAGTTCACAGCGATG
This genomic stretch from Sphingomonas paeninsulae harbors:
- a CDS encoding PEPxxWA-CTERM sorting domain-containing protein, with translation MATQANFVIDNHRRQRMIALGLSGVALVLSLAPRNERALFITPGDIKAFSAAVPTDVPGFFPINFIVDRTPSAFASPRSSNPAFGPAAAAPPGVIAPDPAFAGIGAPDNAPAAISSNSLPADSSGGSGFPFSPPGINPLATGPSAPIGQTSSTTGGTTTGGTTTGGTNTSTSGGIVPAVPEPATWSMLIVGFLFAGATLRRRQFSFSRLPLKETESN